The following proteins come from a genomic window of Candidatus Neomarinimicrobiota bacterium:
- a CDS encoding DnaJ domain-containing protein: MLWGGLGWVLGGPIGAIIGYSLAGMSAQASGTYGGAYQSSDYPQTQPGDFIVSLLVLFSAVMKADKQMLKSELDYVKQFLSKQFSQKQVRDFMTLFKDIVKQDYPLKDVCRQIVRSMDHPSRLELIHVLFGLSKSDGHVHPDEVKVIHTIARYLNINEGDFDSIRAMFFRDTLSDYTILEVDLSASDSDVKKAYRKMATKYHPDKVGHLGKDLISLAEEKFKAVNDAYQNIKKDRGMK; the protein is encoded by the coding sequence ATGTTGTGGGGAGGCCTGGGATGGGTCTTGGGCGGTCCAATTGGTGCCATAATCGGTTATTCTTTGGCCGGGATGTCAGCACAAGCCAGCGGCACCTATGGGGGCGCTTACCAATCCAGTGATTATCCTCAAACCCAACCGGGAGACTTTATTGTATCCTTATTGGTTCTGTTTTCGGCTGTGATGAAAGCGGACAAACAAATGCTGAAATCTGAACTGGATTATGTAAAACAATTCCTATCCAAGCAATTTAGTCAAAAACAAGTTCGGGATTTTATGACCCTGTTCAAGGATATTGTGAAACAAGATTATCCACTCAAGGATGTGTGCCGGCAAATCGTCCGTTCTATGGATCACCCCAGCCGATTGGAATTAATTCATGTATTATTTGGACTTTCAAAATCGGATGGTCATGTCCACCCAGACGAAGTGAAGGTTATCCATACTATCGCCCGTTATCTAAATATTAATGAAGGTGATTTTGATTCCATCCGGGCCATGTTTTTTAGAGATACACTTTCTGATTACACCATCTTAGAAGTAGACCTTTCCGCCTCTGATAGTGACGTAAAAAAAGCTTATCGGAAAATGGCTACAAAATATCACCCCGATAAAGTGGGACACTTAGGTAAAGACCTCATCAGTTTGGCAGAAGAAAAATTCAAAGCAGTGAATGATGCTTATCAAAACATTAAAAAAGATCGCGGAATGAAATAG
- a CDS encoding TonB-dependent receptor: MKKIISIFLLSVIFAFSQKTSLTGVITDKNTGNPLIGANVIINGSGLNTGAATDFNGHYTIKKIPEGPFDIKVTYIGYSEFKGKINISTQSPNTFNVQLSVSAIQLQEYVVTASRGKREKITDAPAAISIISELKIRNASNPNLGDYFKNIKGVDFTASGLDSYNLSARGFNSSFSSRLLTLTDGRMANVPSLRLIAYNVIPLTSDDVKQIEVVLGPSSSLYGPNAHAGVVNIISKRPQESLGTVIGFTGGTRNFAKAQVRHSQQIGNFAYKVSLVNFSAHDWEYIEHAERTAHYNQWQNDDFGDGDKLDDYFEDGNAWWKGWDIEVDRDGDGIVDTTYLGSDNIIRDRNNDGVDDMPNFDIKNTRFDLRMDYDFSPEHFVSLNYGFAQATNINITGIGRYLADDWIYQFFQTRWIYKNWFAQAYLNTSISGTTRNMRTGGVVWDQSKFFHLQFQHNLDFNFLNTKLIWGGDYQRTMPKTFGTILPDGSGGNNPISFDEDGKDNDGDGEIDEWDELFVTNEFGLYGQSQSKLSDHFELIISGRIDLHSGLLDENGIPFILDPLTMETANFSPQISPKFGLMWKPKDNQTFRLTAARAFNTPSSQGLYLDVLAAQYSIFPVKARGNKDGYGYTRNTDGNLMMYDVRDGSPSEFRWANMPEKSVLFIPAVLGRPHAFVHEEDYKYLDPVRSEEVWTYEFGYAGFVGERTRATFDFYYSKYSDFVSDLTWVTPVVLDTSNGFYSVDNPDPAILGFIPTSNHSGIKDGGDGIPGAYYIERGSSKWSIIPSGWWNKDPAARKGTELVISNGDTLGAWWSDDSVDFDNPVNLMLTNINYGAVSLWGLDASFYTFITPQITADINFSYLGKTRFWNFLTRDYDPINAPKFKVNGKLAYNSEIGFHGNIGFRYIPEFEWAAGVHYGIIEQYLVVDSMVGYRFGKRYDLLLNINNLNGDVHREIVGGPKLGRHITLKLNARF, translated from the coding sequence ATGAAAAAAATAATCTCCATTTTTCTATTAAGCGTTATCTTTGCCTTCTCCCAAAAAACCAGTTTAACAGGTGTAATTACCGACAAAAACACTGGTAATCCCTTAATTGGCGCTAATGTAATCATTAACGGTTCTGGTTTAAATACAGGTGCCGCTACGGACTTCAACGGCCATTATACTATTAAGAAAATTCCTGAAGGACCTTTCGATATTAAAGTCACCTATATCGGTTATAGTGAGTTCAAGGGAAAAATCAATATTTCTACCCAGAGCCCAAATACATTTAATGTTCAACTTTCTGTTTCTGCTATTCAGCTACAAGAATATGTGGTTACAGCCAGTCGCGGCAAACGGGAAAAAATTACCGATGCTCCTGCAGCTATTTCCATTATATCAGAATTAAAAATTCGTAATGCAAGCAATCCCAACTTGGGGGATTATTTCAAAAATATAAAAGGAGTTGATTTTACTGCTTCTGGACTAGACAGTTACAATCTGAGCGCTCGTGGGTTTAATTCAAGCTTTAGTAGCCGTTTACTCACATTAACAGATGGACGGATGGCCAATGTCCCCTCCCTGCGATTAATCGCCTACAACGTTATTCCCCTCACCTCTGATGATGTAAAACAGATTGAAGTGGTTTTAGGTCCTTCTTCTTCTCTCTATGGCCCTAATGCGCATGCAGGTGTGGTTAACATTATATCAAAACGTCCCCAAGAATCCCTGGGTACAGTTATTGGATTTACAGGCGGAACAAGAAATTTTGCAAAAGCACAAGTTCGCCATTCCCAGCAAATAGGAAACTTTGCCTATAAAGTGTCTTTGGTCAATTTTTCTGCCCATGATTGGGAATATATTGAACATGCGGAAAGAACAGCCCATTATAATCAATGGCAAAATGATGATTTTGGCGATGGCGATAAATTGGATGATTATTTTGAAGATGGAAATGCTTGGTGGAAGGGTTGGGATATTGAAGTAGATCGTGATGGCGATGGTATTGTGGATACGACCTATCTTGGTTCCGATAATATAATCCGGGACCGCAATAATGATGGCGTGGATGATATGCCCAATTTTGACATTAAAAATACCCGTTTCGATTTGCGGATGGATTATGATTTCTCCCCGGAACATTTTGTCAGCTTAAATTATGGTTTTGCCCAGGCAACAAATATTAATATAACAGGAATCGGTCGTTACTTGGCCGATGACTGGATCTATCAATTCTTTCAAACTCGATGGATCTATAAAAACTGGTTTGCCCAGGCCTACCTGAATACAAGCATTTCTGGTACAACACGCAATATGAGAACCGGTGGTGTTGTATGGGATCAGTCCAAATTTTTTCATCTACAATTCCAGCACAATCTTGATTTCAATTTTCTCAATACCAAACTAATCTGGGGTGGAGATTATCAACGGACCATGCCCAAAACATTTGGTACGATACTTCCTGATGGGTCTGGTGGTAATAATCCAATTAGTTTTGACGAAGATGGAAAAGATAATGATGGTGATGGAGAAATAGATGAGTGGGATGAATTATTTGTCACCAACGAATTCGGTCTTTATGGTCAATCCCAATCCAAACTTTCCGATCATTTTGAGCTAATCATATCAGGTCGGATCGATCTTCACAGTGGTTTACTGGATGAAAATGGTATTCCCTTTATTCTTGATCCACTTACGATGGAGACAGCTAATTTTTCCCCACAGATTTCTCCCAAATTTGGATTGATGTGGAAACCTAAAGACAACCAAACATTCCGATTAACTGCAGCCAGAGCCTTTAATACGCCATCATCTCAAGGCTTGTACTTGGATGTTTTAGCGGCCCAATATTCCATCTTTCCTGTAAAAGCCCGAGGCAACAAAGATGGCTATGGTTATACCCGAAATACCGATGGCAATCTTATGATGTATGATGTGCGGGATGGTTCACCATCTGAGTTCCGATGGGCAAATATGCCAGAAAAATCTGTACTTTTTATACCGGCGGTTCTGGGCAGACCTCATGCCTTTGTTCATGAAGAAGATTATAAATATTTGGATCCCGTTCGTTCTGAAGAAGTATGGACTTACGAATTTGGCTATGCTGGTTTTGTGGGTGAACGAACTCGCGCCACTTTCGATTTTTACTATAGCAAATACAGCGATTTTGTTAGTGATTTAACCTGGGTAACTCCCGTTGTGTTGGATACGTCCAACGGCTTTTATTCTGTAGATAACCCCGATCCGGCTATACTTGGATTCATTCCTACTTCTAATCATAGTGGTATTAAAGATGGGGGCGATGGCATACCTGGCGCCTACTATATTGAAAGAGGATCATCTAAATGGAGTATAATTCCAAGCGGTTGGTGGAATAAAGATCCCGCAGCACGGAAGGGTACTGAATTGGTCATTTCCAATGGTGACACCTTGGGTGCTTGGTGGTCTGACGACTCAGTTGATTTTGATAATCCTGTTAATTTAATGTTGACCAATATCAACTATGGCGCCGTGAGTTTGTGGGGATTGGATGCTAGTTTTTACACCTTTATTACGCCACAGATTACAGCAGATATTAATTTTTCATATTTGGGTAAAACACGCTTTTGGAATTTCTTAACACGGGATTATGACCCCATCAATGCACCAAAGTTTAAAGTGAATGGTAAGCTAGCTTATAATTCTGAAATAGGATTCCACGGAAATATTGGATTTCGATACATCCCTGAATTTGAATGGGCCGCCGGCGTGCATTATGGGATTATTGAGCAATATCTGGTTGTGGATTCCATGGTAGGATATCGTTTCGGTAAGCGATATGACTTATTGCTTAATATTAATAATCTCAATGGCGATGTCCACCGTGAAATTGTTGGCGGACCAAAATTAGGTCGGCACATTACACTAAAACTCAATGCCCGATTTTAA
- a CDS encoding phosphatase PAP2 family protein, giving the protein MLEFFINVDKAIFHFFNTTTANPIFDFLMPIITNQNIWAVPILFIVFYLAIKGGRRGQICVVILIVSVGLADYTSASILKPFFQRLRPSHELTEGIRVLMGKGGKYGFVSSHAANMFAAAVVFSYFYERYNKVFFTIATMIAFSRVYVGVHYPADIIFGGLLGYGLSWAVLSLWVIIKMRELKRGAKWILY; this is encoded by the coding sequence ATGTTAGAATTCTTCATAAATGTAGATAAGGCGATTTTTCACTTTTTCAACACGACTACAGCCAATCCAATCTTTGATTTTTTAATGCCAATAATTACCAATCAGAATATCTGGGCCGTTCCAATTTTATTCATTGTTTTCTATTTGGCTATAAAAGGCGGTCGTCGAGGACAAATCTGCGTAGTGATTTTAATAGTTTCTGTTGGATTGGCGGACTATACATCTGCCTCAATCTTGAAGCCATTTTTTCAGCGCCTCAGACCCAGCCATGAATTAACAGAAGGAATTAGAGTTTTAATGGGGAAAGGTGGCAAGTACGGCTTTGTTTCTTCTCATGCTGCCAATATGTTTGCGGCAGCGGTAGTTTTCAGCTATTTCTACGAGCGCTATAATAAAGTCTTTTTCACCATTGCAACCATGATTGCTTTCAGCCGCGTGTATGTTGGTGTGCATTATCCCGCCGATATTATTTTCGGAGGATTGCTAGGCTATGGTCTTTCCTGGGCTGTCCTCAGCCTGTGGGTTATAATTAAAATGAGGGAATTAAAAAGGGGCGCAAAGTGGATTCTCTACTAA
- a CDS encoding tyrosine-type recombinase/integrase encodes MQKAQLLESAKQKLVIRNYSNQTIASYLSAISHFASWLITVKVTKVNDDVVEKYLYNLIHTQSRSISSMKQTIASLKFVFSEVLNRDIPSALNIRFRKEEKIPVVLSESEVARILNSVKNLKHKTILMTVYSSGIRLNELISLQIKDIDFDRNLIVVKMGKGKKDRQSVLSKSLKMVLKRYLLEYHPSHYLFEGQKGGKYSASSVQAIMKKAVNKVGIKKHATVHTLRHSFATHLLENGTDIRFIQELLGHKRLETTQIYTHISKVSFNRIKSPLDRLKIDK; translated from the coding sequence ATTGCATCTTATTTGTCTGCTATAAGCCATTTTGCCAGCTGGCTCATTACAGTCAAAGTTACAAAAGTAAATGATGACGTTGTTGAAAAGTATTTATATAATTTAATACATACACAATCGCGATCTATTTCTTCCATGAAGCAAACAATTGCTTCGTTAAAATTTGTTTTTTCTGAAGTATTAAATAGGGACATTCCTTCTGCCTTAAACATTCGATTTCGAAAAGAAGAAAAAATTCCCGTTGTCCTCTCAGAATCGGAAGTAGCACGTATTTTGAATTCTGTGAAAAATTTAAAACATAAAACGATTTTAATGACAGTTTATTCATCGGGGATTCGTTTAAACGAACTTATTTCTCTCCAAATAAAAGATATAGATTTTGATCGAAATCTCATTGTTGTTAAAATGGGAAAAGGGAAAAAGGATCGCCAGTCTGTTTTGTCGAAATCATTGAAAATGGTTTTAAAGCGCTATTTGCTAGAATATCATCCGTCACACTATTTATTCGAAGGGCAAAAAGGGGGGAAGTATAGTGCCAGTTCTGTCCAAGCGATTATGAAAAAGGCAGTGAATAAAGTTGGCATTAAAAAGCATGCAACTGTTCATACATTACGCCATAGTTTTGCGACGCATTTATTAGAAAATGGAACAGATATTCGATTTATTCAAGAATTGTTAGGGCATAAAAGATTAGAAACAACACAAATATACACACACATTTCTAAAGTGTCATTCAACCGAATTAAAAGTCCATTAGATAGATTAAAAATCGATAAATAA
- a CDS encoding methylmalonyl-CoA mutase, whose product MVADKAGQFPFTRGIYPNMYQDRLWTMRQYAGFTSAEESNQRYRYLLDQGVSGLSVAFDLPTQIGYDSDHSMAEGEVGKVGVPISSIRDIDRLFKDIPLDQVSTSMTINATAATMLALYIVSAEKNGVAPDKLHGTIQNDILKEYIARGTYIYPPEASMRLVTDVFSFCADHVPKWNTISISGYHIREAGSTAAQELAFTIANGIAYVQAAIDKGLKVDAFGKRLSFFFNAHNDFLTEIAKFRAARSLWAKIMKDRFGATDEKAMLCRFHTQTGGSTLTAQQVDNNVVRTTIQALSAVLGGTQSLHTNAFDEALALPTDNSAKLALRTQQVIAHESGVTNFVDPLGGSEVIEKLTSDLEEEALAIIEKIDNMGGAISAIKAGWVQSEIGKSAYEYQKSVDSKDNKIVGVNSFEEDDESESDLQEINQESVKNQIDGVLKFKEDRDNGSVQSKLTVLQSVANSENNLMPAIIDCIRAECTLGEVADSLRSQFGEF is encoded by the coding sequence ATAGTGGCGGATAAAGCAGGTCAATTCCCCTTCACCCGTGGCATCTATCCCAATATGTATCAGGATAGGCTTTGGACCATGCGCCAATATGCTGGATTTACTTCTGCTGAAGAATCCAACCAACGCTATCGTTATCTTCTAGACCAAGGAGTATCGGGACTATCAGTGGCCTTTGACCTACCCACACAAATAGGATATGATTCAGATCATTCCATGGCAGAAGGAGAAGTGGGAAAAGTGGGTGTCCCCATTTCTTCCATCCGGGATATAGATCGATTATTTAAGGATATACCACTAGATCAAGTGTCCACATCCATGACCATAAATGCCACGGCAGCAACTATGTTGGCTTTATACATTGTGTCTGCAGAAAAAAATGGCGTCGCCCCGGACAAACTTCACGGCACGATTCAGAATGATATATTAAAAGAATACATCGCACGAGGAACTTACATTTATCCACCGGAAGCGTCTATGCGACTGGTAACGGATGTATTTTCATTTTGCGCAGATCATGTCCCTAAATGGAATACGATTTCCATTTCTGGTTACCACATACGGGAAGCGGGATCCACCGCCGCCCAAGAACTGGCTTTCACAATCGCCAATGGAATTGCATACGTTCAGGCTGCCATAGATAAAGGATTAAAAGTAGATGCTTTTGGAAAAAGGCTTTCATTCTTTTTTAACGCTCATAATGATTTTCTAACTGAAATAGCAAAATTCCGAGCTGCCCGAAGCCTTTGGGCAAAAATCATGAAAGATCGCTTTGGTGCTACAGATGAAAAAGCCATGCTATGCCGATTTCACACCCAAACCGGTGGCTCCACACTAACAGCGCAACAAGTAGATAATAATGTGGTGCGCACTACAATTCAAGCTTTATCCGCGGTTCTGGGCGGGACCCAATCATTACATACGAATGCATTTGATGAAGCATTAGCATTGCCTACAGACAATTCTGCGAAATTGGCCCTACGAACCCAACAGGTGATTGCCCATGAATCGGGTGTTACAAATTTTGTAGATCCACTGGGTGGTAGTGAAGTGATAGAAAAACTCACATCAGATTTAGAAGAAGAAGCTTTGGCAATCATTGAAAAAATTGACAATATGGGTGGCGCAATTTCTGCCATCAAGGCGGGATGGGTTCAAAGTGAGATTGGTAAAAGTGCCTATGAATACCAGAAGTCCGTGGATAGCAAAGACAATAAGATTGTTGGTGTAAATAGTTTTGAAGAAGATGATGAATCAGAATCTGACCTTCAGGAAATCAACCAAGAATCGGTAAAAAATCAAATTGATGGCGTCCTAAAGTTTAAGGAAGATCGGGATAATGGTTCCGTTCAATCAAAGCTAACTGTGCTGCAATCCGTAGCCAATTCTGAGAATAATTTAATGCCTGCCATTATTGACTGTATTCGCGCTGAATGTACATTAGGTGAGGTGGCAGATTCATTACGATCCCAATTTGGAGAATTTTAA
- a CDS encoding biotin--[acetyl-CoA-carboxylase] ligase, translating into MLFTNLVQANLKTRIFGQQIEYYTRLESTNSEAWEIIIEGAQSGALIVTDNQFSGKGRADRKWFAAADKSLTFSLILLHDLNANLSGWLPILSGLAVQKALLNFNTDVKLKWPNDLILNGKKVGGILCESKVKGNKLNQAVIGIGLNVNETMDDFDQSLQTSATSMHIQSNIFFQRERVLAEILNTLEPLIDGLPENIKTIQSHWEAACGHLNETVHFHNGDEMINGIFKSLGETGSAVLEVNGQEKRFYSGEIS; encoded by the coding sequence ATGTTGTTTACCAACCTGGTCCAGGCCAACCTGAAAACCAGGATATTTGGTCAACAGATTGAATATTATACCCGGCTGGAATCCACCAATTCTGAAGCTTGGGAAATTATTATTGAGGGCGCCCAGTCGGGTGCCCTTATTGTTACAGACAATCAATTTAGTGGCAAAGGCCGAGCCGATCGTAAATGGTTTGCAGCTGCTGATAAAAGCCTCACCTTCTCCCTCATTCTTCTTCATGATTTAAATGCGAATCTTTCCGGTTGGCTTCCTATCTTATCTGGACTGGCCGTTCAAAAAGCGCTGTTGAATTTTAATACGGATGTAAAATTGAAATGGCCCAACGACCTTATCCTAAACGGGAAAAAAGTGGGCGGCATTCTCTGTGAGTCAAAAGTAAAAGGGAATAAATTAAATCAAGCCGTAATTGGCATCGGACTCAATGTGAATGAAACCATGGATGATTTTGACCAATCACTCCAAACTTCCGCCACATCTATGCATATTCAATCCAATATATTTTTCCAGCGCGAAAGGGTTTTAGCAGAAATATTAAATACGCTAGAACCTCTAATCGATGGACTTCCTGAAAATATTAAAACGATCCAATCCCATTGGGAAGCTGCTTGCGGCCATTTAAACGAAACGGTACACTTTCATAACGGGGACGAAATGATCAATGGCATTTTTAAATCTTTGGGTGAAACAGGATCGGCTGTATTAGAAGTAAATGGCCAAGAAAAACGGTTTTACTCTGGCGAAATATCCTGA
- a CDS encoding DUF3467 domain-containing protein: MEDNKNIQQINIELSQEVSEGEYANFVVVTHSPAEFVMDFTKILPGVTKARVHSRVIMAPQHAKAFLAALGDNINKFEQKNGEITPPANNGFGEYPITPPEGSLPN, from the coding sequence ATGGAAGATAATAAGAATATTCAGCAAATTAATATTGAACTCTCTCAGGAAGTGAGTGAAGGAGAATATGCTAATTTTGTGGTGGTTACCCATTCACCGGCAGAATTTGTCATGGATTTTACTAAGATTCTTCCCGGCGTCACTAAGGCGCGGGTTCATTCTCGGGTGATAATGGCGCCCCAACATGCCAAAGCATTTTTAGCGGCATTGGGTGATAATATTAATAAGTTTGAACAGAAAAATGGTGAAATTACACCACCGGCCAATAATGGATTTGGTGAATATCCAATCACCCCCCCAGAAGGATCACTACCTAATTAG
- a CDS encoding LysM peptidoglycan-binding domain-containing protein, with protein sequence MKKILASVTLLFIVSCGKQTAPALELQDTDATQNSSEVKRAELPTPQEATFAAKPEVIEETNSTDIPEHGPAADVDKDKKIVSEKPKKEIKVDPEVLFPDFAWEKQMIEPGDFLIKIAKREYGDFRLWRQIYAWNKNEIGENPNIIFPYHFLNLQKERLSAKTAEPTYTEYTVQTGDNLWNIAGNKYGDAKSWIILLWDNEETIKANAGILNPGMTLKLREKLDPNA encoded by the coding sequence ATGAAAAAGATTCTCGCAAGCGTAACACTCCTATTTATAGTTTCCTGTGGAAAACAAACGGCCCCGGCTCTGGAACTCCAAGATACAGATGCAACACAAAATTCTAGTGAAGTAAAACGTGCCGAACTCCCAACACCACAAGAAGCAACTTTTGCTGCCAAACCAGAAGTTATTGAAGAAACGAATTCAACCGATATACCGGAACACGGACCTGCTGCCGATGTTGATAAGGATAAAAAAATAGTTTCAGAGAAACCAAAAAAAGAAATTAAGGTTGACCCTGAAGTTTTATTCCCAGATTTCGCATGGGAAAAGCAAATGATAGAGCCCGGCGACTTTTTGATTAAAATCGCAAAAAGAGAATATGGCGATTTTCGCCTGTGGCGTCAGATCTACGCATGGAATAAAAATGAAATTGGCGAAAACCCAAATATCATATTTCCCTATCATTTTCTAAATCTTCAAAAGGAACGTCTCTCCGCAAAAACAGCTGAACCGACTTATACAGAATACACTGTTCAGACTGGTGACAATCTTTGGAATATCGCAGGGAATAAATATGGCGATGCAAAATCATGGATCATTCTTCTTTGGGATAATGAAGAAACAATCAAAGCCAATGCCGGTATATTAAATCCCGGTATGACTTTGAAACTGCGTGAAAAGTTAGACCCCAACGCTTAA
- a CDS encoding cation transporter — MFEFITNYFVPKTKESAQIYRTKIGVFEGWVSVLVNGILFVIKLAIGIMVGAVSLIADAVHTLSDVISSGVVIWGFKQAEKPADVEHPYGHGRAEYIATLIIAILLVVAGIEFIQVAIDRIRNPELVSSEWWMVVALGVTILLKEVTARYAEFLSSKIASGTLHADAWHHRSDAISSLLVVIALVAGNFGYPAVDGWAGLGVSLFLIYTGYEIAKEAVDDLIGKPPSSEEVETIRQIVLDVNGVLGAHDIIVHSYGHDKFVSIHVEIDAIKSTGEAHDISEEVESRLEASLGVEPTIHLDPVHPNDPLVQDVMNHLSSITSQDDRVTDFHDIRVVNTENHQVILFGTNMKIGTTQKDIVACNQGLEKSLKEKFNNYEVQIKVSPMHRF, encoded by the coding sequence ATGTTTGAATTCATCACCAATTATTTCGTCCCCAAGACCAAAGAATCGGCCCAAATCTACCGAACAAAAATTGGTGTCTTTGAAGGTTGGGTTTCAGTCCTCGTTAATGGAATTCTTTTTGTTATAAAATTAGCGATTGGAATTATGGTGGGCGCCGTTAGTCTCATCGCAGATGCAGTCCATACTTTGAGTGATGTTATATCATCAGGTGTGGTTATTTGGGGATTTAAACAAGCGGAAAAACCTGCAGATGTTGAACATCCTTATGGACATGGGCGGGCAGAATATATTGCCACTTTAATTATCGCTATTTTGTTGGTAGTTGCAGGAATTGAATTTATTCAAGTGGCCATTGACAGAATTAGAAATCCAGAATTAGTATCTTCTGAATGGTGGATGGTTGTTGCTTTGGGTGTCACCATCCTTTTAAAAGAGGTAACAGCGCGATATGCAGAATTTTTATCGTCAAAGATAGCCTCGGGAACACTCCATGCCGATGCATGGCACCATCGTTCCGATGCAATTTCGAGTCTATTGGTGGTAATTGCATTGGTCGCCGGTAATTTTGGTTATCCTGCCGTAGATGGTTGGGCGGGATTGGGCGTTTCTCTATTTTTAATTTATACCGGTTATGAGATTGCCAAAGAGGCTGTGGATGATCTCATCGGTAAACCGCCTTCATCTGAAGAGGTGGAAACTATTCGCCAAATTGTTTTGGATGTGAATGGTGTATTAGGTGCCCATGATATTATTGTTCATAGTTATGGTCATGATAAATTTGTAAGCATTCATGTTGAGATTGATGCAATAAAATCCACCGGAGAAGCGCACGATATTTCAGAAGAAGTGGAGTCTCGGCTTGAAGCATCATTGGGCGTGGAACCTACCATTCATTTGGACCCAGTCCATCCCAATGATCCCCTTGTGCAGGATGTGATGAACCATTTATCCAGCATTACTTCCCAAGATGATCGGGTAACGGATTTTCACGACATCAGGGTGGTGAATACTGAAAATCACCAAGTTATTTTATTTGGGACTAATATGAAAATTGGGACAACTCAGAAGGATATTGTTGCTTGCAACCAAGGACTTGAAAAAAGTTTAAAAGAAAAATTTAATAACTATGAGGTGCAGATCAAAGTATCGCCTATGCACCGTTTTTGA